One genomic window of Solanum stenotomum isolate F172 chromosome 9, ASM1918654v1, whole genome shotgun sequence includes the following:
- the LOC125875618 gene encoding nuclear/nucleolar GTPase 2-like, whose amino-acid sequence MAKKKERSVNVSGKPKHSLDSNRDVSAAKNGRSAATVRRLKMYNTRPKRNPQGHIIKHDLQSKELPSTRIQPDRRWFGNTRVVNQKELEFFREELQTRLSSNYNVILKERKLPMSLLNDHQKQVKVHLLDNEPFADAFGPKTKRKRPKLMALDYEALVKKVDVSHDDFEDKHGASTSMDENADGFRDLVRHTMFEKGQSKRIWSELYKVIDSSDVVVQVLDARDPYGTRCYHLEKHLKENCKHKHMVLLLNKCDLVPAWATKGWLRVLSKEYPTLAFHASVTKSFGKGSLLSVLRQFSRLKSDKQVISVGFIGYPNVGKSSVINTLRTKNVCKVAPIPGETKVWQYITLTKKIFLIDCPGVVYQNHDTETDIVLKGVVRVTNLPDASEHISEVLNRVKKEHLERAYKIKNWVDEYDFLQQLCKLTGKLLKGGEPDYKTAAKMVLHDWQRGKIPFFVPPPKLDDEQNELVAEADTAVDNDQATAALKAIADVVSSQQLKEVPVQEELFSKAELLGEN is encoded by the exons ATGgcgaagaagaaagagaggTCGGTGAATGTATCGGGAAAGCCAAAGCATTCCTTGGACTCCAATAGGGATGTCAGCGCAGCCAAAAATGGCCGTAGCGCCGCTACTGTGCGGCGGCTCAAGATGTACAATACCAGGCCGAAGCGTAATCCTCAGGGTCACATAATTAAGCATGACTTACAATCAAAGGAGCTGCCATCAACAAGGATACAACCAGATCGTCGTTGGTTCG GTAATACTCGGGTGGTCAACCAGAAGGAACTAGAGTTCTTTAGAGAAGAGCTCCAAACTCGGCTTTCCAGTAACTACAATGTTATACTAAAAGAAAGGAAGTTGCCCATGTCCCTTTTAAATGATCATCAGAAG CAAGTAAAAGTTCATCTTCTTGACAATGAGCCTTTCGCTGATGCTTTTGGACCAAAAACAAAGAGGAAACGCCCCAAACTTATGGCATTAGATTATGAAGCTTTAGTGAAGAAGGTTGATGTGTCTCATG ATGATTTTGAAGACAAACATGGTGCTAGCacctccatggatgaaaatgcAGATGGATTCAGAGATCTTGTTAGGCACACAATGTTTGAGAAAGGACAAAGTAAACGAATTTGGAGCGAGCTCTACAAAGTCATAGACTCTTCTGATGTCGTTGTTCAG GTTCTTGATGCCAGAGACCCCTATGGTACAAGGTGCTACCATTTGGAGAaacatttgaaagaaaattgcaAGCACAAACATATGGTCCTTTTGCTTAATAAG TGTGATTTGGTCCCTGCTTGGGCAACAAAGGGATGGCTTAGAGTGCTCTCCAAGGAATATCCAACTTTGGCATTTCATGCAAGTGTCACCAAGTCCTTTGGAAAG GGTTCTCTTTTGTCAGTGCTGAGACAGTTTTCTCGACTAAAGAGCGATAAGCAAGTAATCTCTGTTGGTTTTATAGGCTATCCCAATGTTGGCAAGTCATCAGTTATTAATACATTGCGCACAAAGAAT GTTTGCAAGGTGGCTCCTATCCCAGGAGAGACTAAAGTGTGGCAGTACAttacactcacaaagaagatcTTCTTGATTGACTGTCCTGGTGTAGTTTATCAGAATCATGATACCGAAACAGATATAGTCTTGAAGGGCGTG GTACGAGTGACAAACCTTCCTGATGCTTCTGAACACATTAGCGAAGTGTTGAATCGCGTTAAGAAGGAGCATCTTGAAAGAGCTTATAAGATAAAGAATTG GGTTGACGAGTATGACTTTCTTCAACAGCTATGCAAGTTAACAGGCAAACTTCTGAAg GGAGGCGAACCTGACTATAAGACTGCTGCCAAGATGGTTCTCCATGATTGGCAACGAGGCAAAATTCCTTTCTTTGTTCCACCTCCAAAGCTGGATGATGAGCAAAATGAACTTGTCGCTGAGGCAGACACAGCCGTGGATAACGATCAGGCCACAGCTGCTCTCAAAGCTATTGCTGATGTCGTTTCATCACAACAACTGAAGGAAGTTCCTGTTCAGGAGGAACTATTTAGTAAGGCTGAGCTGTTGGGTGAAAATTGA